The following nucleotide sequence is from Coffea eugenioides isolate CCC68of chromosome 3, Ceug_1.0, whole genome shotgun sequence.
ggcaatttgaaaataacctgaaaatccatccaagaaacaatagtaaGCTCGACATGCTAATCGCTCCACCATCTGGTCAATGAAAGGGAGGGGGAAATGGTCCTTTTTCGTGACGGCATTTAGCTTTCGGTAATCGATACACTGTCGCCATCCGGTGGGCTTTCGAATTGGTACGAGCTCACCCTCTTGGTTTGATTCCACTGTCACCCCTGCCTTCTTCGGGACCACCTGTACTGGACTTACCCACgggctatctgatattgcaaatataattccaacgtcCAGCAGttttaaaatctctttctttacgACCTCCATCATGAGAGGATTTAATCTCCGTTGAGCTTGCCGTACGGGTTTAGCATTCTCCTCGAGTCGAATTCGGTGCATACACACCGCGGGGCTAATTCCCTTGATGTCGGCGATGGTCCATCCTATCGCCTGCTTATGTTCCCTAAGAACTCGAAGTAGTTTCTCTTCTTGAACCTTTGATAAACCCGCGGAGATGATCACTGGAAGTGTCTCCCCTTCACCTAAGTATACATACTTTAGGTGTTTCGGCAGTGGTTTTAGTTCCAAGacaggtgcctgcaccacagatggaAGTAACCTTTGATGAGGTTCGGGTATGAAAATCGGTGCAAGATCATACCTTGTCTTCGTGGTTGGTAACGTTTGCAACGATCCAATCACGCATTTAAGCTCTTCACTCAACTCTACCCTAGAGGTTGTTTCGGACTCAAAGTGCCTGGTCAGGACGACCTCTAGTTCATCCCtgccttcaatttcaaaaacctcctgtATAGCAGGGTCAATAACATTTATCGAGAAAACAGAGCCAATATTTGAATCGGATGGATATTTCATGGTCTCAAAGATGTTAAAGTGAACAatctcaccatcaaattccatagacaaagtacccttattaacatcaattttggttCGGGCTGTACTTaaaaagggtctacctaacaaCACAGGTGACGGATCACGGGAGTGTTCATCCTCCATGtcgagcacataaaaatcagctggaaaaaccaattcattaatttttaccaaaacatcttcaatcaacccgtcagggtatgcattggtcctatcagctaattgaattattatcccagTCTCTTTCAAAGGGCCTAAGTTTAAGGAGGCATAAATGGACTTtggcatgacattaattgagGCTCCCAGGTCTAACATGGCCTTCCCAATCAAAGTATTACCTATCCTACAaggaatagtaaacatacctggatctccgcatTTCGGTGGAAGCTTTCTTTGTAGAATTGCTGAAACATTCTCCCCAACTATAACTCGTTCATCCCCCTTCAACCGCTTGCGGTGGAAGCTTTCTTTGTAGAATTGCTGAAACATTCTCCCCAACTATAACTCGTTCATCCCCCTTCAACCGCTTGCGGTTGGCACACAGgtccctcaaaaattttgcGTACCTGGGTACTTGTTTAATCGCATCCAGTAGGGGTATGTTGATCTCCACCTTGCGAAAAATCTCCAGGACCTctttttccttgtcttgcttCTTTGGTTTCTCTAACCTGCTAGGAAAGGGAGGTGGATTAGTTTTAGCTGTAGGAATTGGGTTCGAGGGTAcctttgcatttttgttgtctGTGCCCTCCTCTTCCAATTCTTTCTCAATCCGTTCCTCGTCCTTGTCTTTAGGAATCACCGGTTCGGGTCCTTGaacttccttgccactccttaaagtcattgcacttacattctttggatttgcctcaggttgagatggcaaTTTTCCTTGAANNNNNNNNNNNNNNNNNNNNNNNNNNNNNNNNNNNNNNNNNNNNNNNNNNNNNNNNNNNNNNNNNNNNNNNNNNNNNNNNNNNNNNNNNNNNNNNNNNNNNNNNNNNNNNNNNNNNNNNNNNNNNNNNNNNNNNNNNNNNNNNNNNNNNNNNNNNNNNNNNNNNNNNNNNNNNNNNNNNNNNNNNNNNNNNNNNNNNNNNNNNNNNNNNNNNNNNNNNNNNNNNNNNNNNNNNNNNNNNNNNNNNNNNNNNNNNNNNNNNNNNNNNNNNNNNNNNNNNNNNNNNNNNNNNNNNNNNNNNNNNNNNNNNNNNNNNNNNNNNNNNNNNNNNNNNNNNNNNNNNNNNNNNNNNNNNNNNNNNNNNNNNNNNNNNNNNNNNNNNNNNNNNNNNNNNNNNNNNNNNNNNNNNNNNNNNNNNNNNNNNNNNNNNNNNNNNNNNNNNNNNNNNNNNNNNNNNNNNNNNNNNNNNNNNNNNNNNNNNNNNNNNNNNNNNNNNNNNNNNNNNNNNNNNNNNNNNNNNNNNNNNNNNNNNNNNNNNNNNNNNNNNNNNNNNNNNNNNNNNNNNNNNNNNNNNNNNNNNNNNNNNNNNNNNNNNNNNNNNNNNNNNNNNNNNNNNNNNNNNNNNNNNNNNNNNNNNNNNNNNNNNNNNNNNNNNNNNNNNNNNNNNNNNNNNNNNNNNNNNNNNNNNNNNNNNNNNNNNNNNNNNNNNNNNNNNNNNNNNNNNNNNNNNNNNNNNNNNNNNNNNNNNNNNNNNNNNNNNNNNNNNNNNNNNNNNNNNNNNNNNNNNNNNNNNNNNNNNNNNNNNNNNNNNNNNNNNNNNNNNNNNNNNNNNNNNNNNNNNNNNNNNNNNNNNNNNNNNNNNNNNNNNNNNNNNNNNNNNNNNNNNNNNNNNNNNNNNNNNNNNNNNNNNNNNNNNNNNNNNNNNNNNNNNNNNNNNNNNNNNNNNNNNNNNNNNNNNNNNNNNNNNNNNNNNNNNNNNNNNNNNNNNNNNNNNNNNNNNNNcaattaagaaaagtttttcattgtttaaatctatacactactttccttttgtaccctcattaattgtccaattcacccatattttctctcactagagtactaaatggtgctgttttactaggccaaaagcaatgcaaactaactaggagtagtaattaagaaccctgtattgaaaaagagagataaaagggtaaaattgtgaaaaaataattaatgctgcatggggatagtaaaacgacagataaaagtacttaagagcaaatttcttaaacgtcagttataaaaaaaggaagGGAGTATGTGTTTCTGGACGGGCTTTTGGTTGCTGCCTCGGGGAGTGCAAGAAAGGACAGGAGAGAAGGGAAGAGCACAGgagaaagattaaaaaaaaaaaaggagagaaagatAAGCAGCTGATTTGGATTGTGGATTTTAAGTTGATTTAATTGCATCTTGCCCTCCTCAATTATGCCTAGACTGAAGTTTGTACCCCAAAcgtttaatttttgcaattaactATCTCCAACTCTTAATTTGCCGCATGATTTAAAATGAAGCTAAATCCGATGGGATAAAAGAGCGACATGACCGATTTGCCCTTAAATCTTACTAAAATGCCCAAAGTATCCCAGAAAAAAGCAATTTTCTAGGAAACCTTTTCACTTTCCCCTTCCTTTGATTTTCGTCTGCCACAATAGGACAaataaggaaaagggaaaatgtCCAATTTCGTCCctaaattttggtgtcaatttAGTTCTTAACTTTTATTTCTGACtaatttgatacttgaacttatTTTACAATTCCAATTAAGGACCCCCAATGGTACTACTATTTAAAACCGATATATGGCttctaattaactaactaaaaTAGAGGTATTATAGAAATGTCACCGTGACATTATAATGAAACAAGCAAATCAAACTTCTAAATTGTacaaaaaattaccaaataAAACTTCTTTGAAGTTTAATCTTGTGATTTTTTAATACATTGATTTATTACAATCCAGTGAGTGGTGTTCTCAAAATTCCCCTATTTAATTAGTCAATTAGAAGTCAGATTTGTTTTAAATGGTAGTGTCACAACGAAAGTCCTCAGTTGAAACTACAAAATAAGTTCACATATTAAATTGGTTAGGAATAAAAAGTTAGGAACTAAATCGACACTAGTGAAAAGATTTAGGAATAAAATTGGTcattttttcaaagaaaaaccACAACAACAATAATCGCCATCTTACCAATCGAAATTAACACTTCTCCCATCAATGGATTTTGTCGAACAGCTCTCACCTTACCTATTCTGCTGCAACTTCTTAATTAAAGTTATTTGAGTTATTAGCGTTTGGAAGTTTGAAAACTCAATAATCAATATCCATTGATTTGAGATCCTCTCTCAATTAAAAGTCCATCAGTCCAAGTCCAAACCGAGGTTTTCATTCCGGGGTTCCATTTGCAAAGGTGAATATCAAGATAAGACTCCTGGCTCATATCGAAGTGAAATGGCATGTGGAATTGAGTTAGATCATGTTCGCAATCTGCCAATATAGAGTTTTGTATCTCGGAAGTGGTAATTAACCTCACAAAATGCAAACGAAAACTGCAAAGATTAGAATTAAGAATTGGTGAACTGTTTCAAGGGCATTGTAGATTAACAACCCTGCAGGAAAATAGGCCAAGCCACTTTCATGTGAATGATATTGTAATATGATATAGATACAATGTAGACTAATAAATTGCTTATTAGACGCTtttactattcacaatatatccTGCTCAGGATTAAGAAGGAACACAAAAACCCACAAAATCAAGGCCATGCAACTTAGCTTTGGCAATCTgcacagaaaaaggaaaagaaaatccaGAAAACTATGAATAAATGCTAAGATTCAGAATGTGTTAATGGAATATTAATACATCAACAATTGGCCAACTCGAACATAGTGAATACTCAGTTCCCAGGTGGGTTTCTGTTCCAAGACAAATAGGATGGATCGCCATAAGGCCTGCATGAGTGAATGGACAAAAGAAGTATTAAAGAATTACCAAGTACAAGGCAAAGATATCAATTAAACCAATGTTGTAAACAGCAATTCTCACAAAATAAATTGACAAACAGGCGTAGGTTTCCACAATTCATAATTCTATATGCTGATAAATCATATAGAAGAGAAGATTATAGCATCATATTTTGGTTTCTCATCTTAAAACAACAGCTCAATTTCCACTGACCCTAAAATAATTCATCGAATGACTCTGGTCTCAGTGGTTTGCATTATGTACTCATGAAGGTGTACAgtaaattaaaaatttcacaCTACCAAAACTAGAAGAACTATATCCATTTGATGCTAAACAGTAATAAGAGGATTGATAACTACTAATGAGAATACCTTGGCTTTATAAGGTACATTACTATGAAAGTTGTTGCAATGAATAAGCACAATCCACCAATAGTGATGTATCCCAAGCCTAAGAAACTGTTTTTTCCACCAATCCAAGTCGTAGTCGAAAGAACCAGCTTCTTTTTGCCTCCAAAAGCATAAGCATTATAGTTATTCTGTATAACCACTGTTATCATCTCATTAGCCTCAAGATCCTGTTCAATTCTCCCATACAACTTTCGGAAGCTTGGCAATGCTGCAGTGCGCATCCAGACTAGAAGGTCCTCTTGCTCACTCAACTGTTATAAGGCAATAAATTGAGCAGAGTAAACGAACGCTTGGATCGGTAGACAGGAAAATGTAAAAGGGAGAGATTTCGAAAGAGAGATGGAGAAAAGATAGAGAGAAGAGATGACTGCACTAACTGGTATTTTTTCATCCAGTTTTCCTCCTCCAATCAAGCTTCCCTGCTGAAAGTTTTTAGGATAAACTTTTGATCCAAATTTATAGTTCTTATCGCTGTCCCATGCAATATCTTTCTTGTTTACAGATAGATTCATGCCACCAACTGAGAATCCATAAGTATCATTGAACAAACTCCAAGCAACAAGGCCACAAGGCACAATGGGCTTATTATCAACGCGTGCTTCGGGTTCACAGGGTGATGTTAAATCCTCATTTTCTGGGTTTCGCAACTGTTTGTCACTTCTGCTTTTGACATATCTGCATAAAAGCAATCAGAAACTTTACATCACACTTTGGTTTGTAATAAATGATCACAAGCTGGAAAAGAGAGTGAGATTTCCAGTGGAGCTCTGAATAAGTGAAGATGAAACAAGCTAATCAAGAAAGAGTATAGCACACTAGAAGTCTCAAATTTGCAATTAGGTTTCTTTTATGGCTAGGAGCAAGACAACTACAAAAGATgccacaaataaaaaaaaaaaaaattcctcaCCCACAGATTAAACTATATCAGTAGTAAAAGCAAAGCGTGATGGCAAGTAAATCAAGGTTTTCTTAGATTATGAAACCACAGAATCTGGAGAATCAATAAACTTGGAAGAACAAGGCATCTCCAACTGCACCAAATAAGAAATCCACTCTGATCTCCAGAAAGCTTCACATCATTAAGGTCAAATTATTCATTTGGTCCAGCTTATACAGTCTAGCATGCTGGTGTTTTCACAAAAACAATGGGAAAAACACCCAAGAGACATTTCAAATAAATAACAACTACTCAATCCCGTTGGAAACAACGtcagaaaaaataaaacataCCGACGATGGTTTTGATAGAAGTTATCAAGCTGGTAATAGATGTAAACCGGATGCTGCATTTTCTTTGGGACCTGAACAGTCATTTTGCAAACTAATATTTTCAAACTGGAGGAAGAGAAGTGGaataaatgaaacaaattcTTTTCATGTTGTATCTGCAAACATCAGTTCTAAGAAATTGCACCTACTGTCAAGCTCCGGACACAGGTTTTGTTGGTCTTGTCACTCTGAATAAATGCAGTTTTCTCTTGATCGGAAGGAATGCAATCCTCGTCATAGCGGTCTACAATTTCAACCACCTATACATCAGCAATAGCATATCAGACCCATTGAAAAGGTTACTTTTTTGAAAGACTAGCAGATGGATCATCTAAATCTTTACCCTCTCTGATGCAGACAGAGACAAAAGGCCAATTGGTATGAATATAACCCCTACTAGTATAAAAGTTGTGACCACCTAAAATAATAACAGGAGGAGAATCAGAAAAGAACAGAAAAGGAATAAAGGATCAAGTTTTCACAAGATCATAAATCCAGTTGCAAGAAATATATAATGAAAACATACCAATACACTGGAGTTGTTTAATATCGGTTTGCATGCAGGCAGTATCTTGTTGTGGTAACCTAGAATCCTGAAAGCATAACAAAAAGTGGGGCAACAGAATTGATACCTTAATATTGATAACAGGGGAAATTGAATgctataagaaaaaaaaaagcaatctCAATCAACTAATCATTCATTTAAAAAAGGTTAATCAGTGTTACGTGCTAAAAACCAGAATTCAGAAACTAAAATTGCATATTGATCAGATGCAACAATGAAGTAGCCAGAGAAAATTCCTGAATTCTTCACCATAAATCGTCATATCTATGGGAAATTTACGTAATTGAATCAATCATGGGCTTTAAACTGTATTGATACtcaatcaaaaaataaaaataaaaataaaaatagaaaggGGGATCTCGCAAAGGGCTTTCATAAATCCGAACATTCAGAAACATACTACCACTGTTAATCACCCCGCATTGCCAAACCTTATGGATTAatgatcaagaaccaagaaacgGAATCCCAAATAGCACTTAAGAACTattctcatttttttaaaagaatttACTTATTATAATCATGCAGGCCCGTGATGGTTCTTGAAAAACCATTTCTTGTTCCATTACAAATCTGAGGTTAACCGTTCGAGTAATTATCATCAAAATAgcaaaaaattccaaaaataaaaaacatgcattttgagAAACGATCAATCACAATCATCCACAAattcaaaagaaataaaatggaAGAATCAATTCCTCAGTAAAGCAACTGAataaagaaaatcaaaaaacaaagaaacagAGGGAACTGAAAATTGGAAGAGAGAATCTACATTTGGGTTGCCTGGATTTCTTGGAAGAAGATTGAGAAGAACCCTCCCCAGAGCTCATCTTTTCAGATATGTACTTTTAATATATTATTCTTTGCAGATTGAAtaaaaatgcaaagaaaagaaaagggccaGGGTGAAAGAGGCAAAAGCCTGAAAAAATGCTTAAAATCTGTAGATTTGTTGGAAAGACGGAGGAATCtattccaaaaataattttggttttcttaaggaaaaaaaaaagaataaagaaacCAACTTCCTACAGTAGTTAACAATTGCCATATcgtcttttcttcttcttctttttcctttttttttaattttgttatttttagtatttatttttatttaaaaaaatatgagaagAAAATAAAGGTAGTTAGCTAAtacctttttattttgttatttttagttttttttttcatttaaaaaatataagaagAAAATAAAGGTACCTAATGAACACATATAAAAGTAGTTCGCTAGATTCTATTATGTTATTCAATAAtttaaagtcctcaaatgattTAAGAATTGATATCTAATTTTATATATTCAACGATGAAAGCTATAATAATCAAAAGATATTTGTACAATTAAGCTAAAACACTAAATTTGTACAATGGCTAAAACACTAAATTTGTACAATTAGGAATTGGGCATTATCATTGGTGTACAAAATAAATTTCTGAaattcttttgtcaaaaaaaaaaaaacaaaagaaagagtGAAATTCTATGACCAAAATGCAAAATGTTTTCATCCTAGGATACTTGAATGAGATAACAAAAGTTTGTGCTAAATATTGAACTTTGATCCCACTTGGGAAAAAGAATATTGTCGTGGTATTGTGGGGAGGTTGGACTAACATTTCGAaagattttttccttttttaagaTCTATTGATTGTCTTGTGGTATCAATTAATAGTAGTCCcacgttttatttttttattaaaa
It contains:
- the LOC113766682 gene encoding putative ALA-interacting subunit 4; its protein translation is MVKNSGIFSGYFIVASDQYAILVSEFWILGYHNKILPACKPILNNSSVLVVTTFILVGVIFIPIGLLSLSASERVVEIVDRYDEDCIPSDQEKTAFIQSDKTNKTCVRSLTVPKKMQHPVYIYYQLDNFYQNHRRYVKSRSDKQLRNPENEDLTSPCEPEARVDNKPIVPCGLVAWSLFNDTYGFSVGGMNLSVNKKDIAWDSDKNYKFGSKVYPKNFQQGSLIGGGKLDEKIPLSEQEDLLVWMRTAALPSFRKLYGRIEQDLEANEMITVVIQNNYNAYAFGGKKKLVLSTTTWIGGKNSFLGLGYITIGGLCLFIATTFIVMYLIKPRPYGDPSYLSWNRNPPGN